The following are encoded together in the Humulus lupulus chromosome 5, drHumLupu1.1, whole genome shotgun sequence genome:
- the LOC133779915 gene encoding protein FAR-RED IMPAIRED RESPONSE 1-like, whose protein sequence is MKFDKSENSWMVKDFNPTHNHDLALKTDMQFLRSNCAVPDCMGAQVMSMRRSGIRTCHILNHLVAERGGHEYVPFLKKDLYNWIGQQRELEEEDETDAEGALGYLECLGLRDPNFFETHTIDAEYRLADLFWVDGISRDDYGGFGEIIAFDTAYKKNAYNKPLLLFVGVNHHFRTVVFAVALLYDEKEDTYIWLLEEFLQCMNNKLPQVVVTDGDKAMVKAIGKVMPNVVHRLCAWHLQKNVTINVPHPIFKTRFNELLYQYCTKEEFDETWSGLVTEFQLQYSQLAAITYNNRRSWAE, encoded by the coding sequence ATGAAGTTCGACAAGTCCGAAAATAGTTGGATGGTGAAAGACTTtaacccaacacataatcatgaCCTTGCTTTGAAGACAGATATGCAGTTCTTGAGATCTAACTGTGCTGTCCCAGATTGTATGGGTGCCCAAGTAATGTCAATGAGACGGTCGGGCATACGAACTTGCCACATATTGAATCACCTTGTTGCagaaagaggaggacatgagTATGTTCCGTTCTTGAAAAAGGACCTATACAATTGGATTGGACAACAAAGAGAGTTAGAAGAGGAGGACGAAACAGATGCTGAGGGTGCCCTGGGATACTTGGAATGTCTTGGGTTACGTGACCCCAATTTTTTTGAAACACACACGATAGACGCAGAGTATAGGCTCGCTGACTTGTTCTGGGTCGATGGAATATCGAGAGATGACTATGGAGGTTTTGGGGAGATCATCGCATTTGACACAGCGTACAAGAAGAATGCATACAACAAACCCCTTCTCCTTTTTGTCGGCGTGAATCACCACTTCAGAACTGTTGTATTTGCAGTTGCATTGCTGTACGATGAGAAGGAGGACACATACATTTGGTTGTTGGAAGAATTCCTTCAATGTATGAACAACAAATTGCCTCAGGTTGTTGTCACTGATGGAGATAAAGCTATGGTTAAAGCAATAGGGAAAGTCATGCCTAATGTTGTCCATCGTTTGTGTGCATGGCACCTTCAGAAAAATGTTACCATTAATGTCCCTCACCCGATTTTCAAGACAAGGTTTAATGAGCTCCTATATCAATATTGTACAAAGGAAGAGTTTGACGAGACTTGGAGTGGCTTGGTTACAGAATTTCAGCTACAATATAGCCAATTGGCAGCCATAACATACAACAATAGAAGGAGTTGGGCAGAATAG